Proteins from a single region of Strix aluco isolate bStrAlu1 chromosome 5, bStrAlu1.hap1, whole genome shotgun sequence:
- the CDKN1B gene encoding cyclin-dependent kinase inhibitor 1B, with translation MSNVRISNGSPTLERMEARQSEYPKPSACRNLFGPVNHEELNRDLKKHRQEMEEACQRKWNFDFQNHKPLEGRYEWQAVEKGSSPDFYFRPPRLLKAVCKSAGRQSLDVNGNCQTVVFVGSQGISEDTHCVEQKTDVSENQTDFAEQCTGQRKRPATDDSSPQNKRANTTEEEVSEDSPSSSSVEQTPKKSSPRRHQT, from the exons ATGTCAAACGTCCGTATTTCTAATGGGAGCCCTACCCTGGAGCGCATGGAAGCCCGGCAGTCGGAGTACCCGAAGCCGTCAGCTTGTAGGAACCTCTTCGGGCCGGTGAATCACGAAGAGTTAAACAGGGACTTGAAGAAGCACCGCCAGGAGATGGAGGAGGCATGCCAGAGGAAGTGGAATTTCGATTTCCAGAATCACAAGCCGCTGGAAGGCAGGTACGAGTGGCAAGCCGTGGAGAAAGGGAGCTCGCCTGACTTCTACTTCAGACCCCCCCGGCTACTGAAAGCTGTCTGCAAGTCCGCCGGCCGCCAGAGCTTGGATGTAAACGGGAATTGCCAAACCGTGGTTTTTGTCGGTTCTCAGGGAATCTCAGAGGACACTCACTGTGTAGAGCAAAAGACTGATGTTTCTGAAAACCAGACGGACTTTGCAGAGCAGTGCACTGGGCAGAGGAAAAGACCTGCCACCGATG ATTCCTCTCCTCAAAATAAAAGAGCCAACACAACAGAAGAAGAGGTTTCAGAAGACTCCCCCAGTTCCAGTTCAGTGGAGCAAACACCCAAGAAATCAAGCCCGAGAAGACATCAAACGTAA